The Kwoniella dendrophila CBS 6074 chromosome 1, complete sequence genome contains a region encoding:
- a CDS encoding amidophosphoribosyltransferase → MNSFVCGILGLLLHDPLATQTTLAGTEIADGLSLLQHRGQDAAGIVTCGSGGRFYQVKANGMVRDVFDAQAVSGLKGWMGVGHVRYPTAGSSAHAEAQPFYVNSPYGIVFAHNGNIVNTPALRQFLDVEAHRHNNTDSDSELLLNILANNLQKTGKFRINEEDIFTAVGDLTRSCIGAYACVAMIAGFGLVAFRDPNGIRPAGIATRKGTRGGTDYLVASESVVAQGLGFTEWEDVKAGEAIIITRNNISRRQVAKPQVFAPDIFEHVYFARPDSTIDGISVYRSRMKMGDLLAETVKKELSKANLEIDVVIPVPDTSRTAALNCAQALNIPYREGFVKNRYVGRTFIMPGQTQRRKNVRRKLNAMPEEFAGKTVLLVDDSIVRGTTSKEIVQMAKDVGAKRVIFASCAPPIRYSNVYGIDMPSPTELIAHGRTTEEIAEHIGADLVIYQTLEDLVESCRQFNPAVKQFDCSVFTGEYVTGGVDEKYLEYIQRLRNDNAKAKKKQQTLEAIEATEGGCSGPMNGSDSLISINRTDSIMGLANHSPKIGATSMPTPNDTVGLHNSWYGQ, encoded by the exons ATGAACTCTTTTG TGTGTGGTATTCTCGGTTTACTCCTTCATGATCCTTTGGCTACTCAAACCACCTTAGCTGGTACTGAGAT TGCTGATGGTCTTTCACTCTTACAACACCG TGGTCAAGATGCAGCTGGTATTGTAACTTGTGGATCAGGAGGTAGATTCTACCAAGTCAAAGCCAATGGTATGGTTAGAGATGTCTTTGATGCTCAAGCCGTATCTGGTTTAAAAGGTTGGATGGGTGTTGGTCATG TACGATACCCAACTGCAGGAAGTTCAGCTCACGCCGAAGCTCAACCTTTCTACGTTAACTCTCCTTATGGTATTGTCTTTGCCCAT AACGGTAACATTGTTAACACACCTGCTCTTCGACAATTCCTTGATGTCGAAGCTCATAGACACAACAACACTGATTCCGATTCCGAATTACTCCTCAACATCCTCGCCAACAATCTACAAAAGACTGGTAAATTCCGTatcaatgaagaagatattttcaCTGCTGTAGGAGATTTAACAAGATCATGTATCGGTGCATATGCTTGTGTAGCTATGATTGCAGGTTTTGGTTTAGTTGCATTTAGAGATCCAAACGGTATCAGACCAGCTGGTATAGCAACTAGAAAAGGTACAAGAGGAGGTACAGATTATTTAGTTGCATCAGAAAGTGTTGTTGCACAAGGATTAGGTTTTACAGAATGGGAAGATGTTAAAGCTGGTGAAGCGATTATCATAACAAGAAATAACATATCAAGAAGACAAGTTGCAAAACCACAAGTTTTCGCACCTGATATTTTCGAACATGTTTATTTCGCTAGACCAGATTCAACCATTGATGGTATTTCAGTTTATagatcaagaatgaaaatgggtgatttattagctgaaaCTGTTAagaaagaattatcaaaagccaatttagaaattgatgttgttatacctgtacctgaTACTTCAAGAACTGCCGCTTTGAATTGTGCTCAAGCTTTAAATATCCCATATAGAGAAGGTTTCGTTAAAAACAGATATGTCGGTAGAACATTCATCATGCCTGGTCAAACGCAAAG ACGAAAGAATGTACGAAGAAAGCTCAATGCTATGCCTGAGGAATTTGCAGGCAAGACTGTTTTACTAGTCGATG ATTCTATTGTCAGAGGTACAACATCTAAAGAGATCGTACAAATGGCCAAAGATGTTGGAGCAAAACGTGTGATTTTCGCTTCATGTGCTCCTCCTATACG ATATTCCAATGTATATGGTATAGATATGCCTTCACCTACCGAATTAATAGCACACGGTCGAACAACAGAAGAAATTGCTGAACACATTGGTGCAGATTTAGTTATATATCAAacattagaagatttagttgaatctTGTCGACAATTCAATCCAGCTGTAAAACAATTCGATTGTTCAGTATTTACTGGTGAATATGTTACTGGTGGAGTTGATGAGAAATATTTAGAATACATTCAACGGTTGAGaaatgataatgctaaaGCTAAGAAGAAGCAGCAAACTCTTGAAGCTATCGAAGCTACTGAAGGTGGATGTAGTGGACCTATGA ACGGATCAGATTCGTTGATATCTATAAATCGAACAGACTCAATAATGGGTTTAGCCAATcattcacctaaaatagGTGCTACAAGCATGCCGACACCGAACGATACCGTTGGTTTACACAATTCATGGTACGGTCAATAA
- a CDS encoding adenylosuccinate synthetase has protein sequence MAPAPEGISVVLGAQWGDEGKGKLVDILAAEADICARCAGGNNAGHTIVVPNAKGEKIKYAFNLLPSGLINPKCTAFIGSGVVVHVPSLFNELDTLERKGLQVNDRLKISDRAHLVFGFHQIVDGLKEIELGGSSIGTTKRGIGPAYSSKASRSGLRVHHLYDPSFPAKFRKLVEGRFKRYGHFEFDTEGEIEMYLAFAERLRPYIVDGITFMQNALQSGKKILVEGANALMLDIDYGTYPYVTSSSTTIGGVLTGLGISPFSIKKVVGVIKAYTTRVGGGPFPTEQLNSIGETFQEVGAEWGTTTGRRRRCGWLDLVVMKYSTMINGYTSLNLTKLDVLDGFEEIKIATGYKLDGKQIDGFPADLDRLAQVEVEYETLPGWKTDISGCTTYEQLPENAKKYIKFIEDYLNVKVQYVGVGPGRDQNLILF, from the exons ATGGCTCCAG CGCCTGAAGGAATATCCGTTGT TCTCGGAGCCCAATGGGGTGATGAGGGTAAAGGAAAACTTGTAGATATCttagctgctgaagcagATATTTGCGCTAGATGTGCCGGTGGTAACAATGCCGGTCACACTATCGTTGTACCAAAtgctaaaggtgaaaagataaaatacgCTTTTAACTTGTTACCTTCTG GTTTAATCAACCCAAAATGTACCGCTTTTATCGGTTCTGGTGTTGTAGTTCATGTTCCTTCCCTTTTCAATGAGCTTGATACACTTGAACGAAAAG GTCTTCAAGTTAATGATAGACTCAAAATCTCAGATAGAGCTCATTTAGTTTTTGGTTTCCATCAAATTGTTGATGgattaaaagaaattgaattaggtggttcaTCAATCGGTACAACAAAAAGAGGTATTGGACCCGCTTATTCTTCAAAAGCTTCAAGATCTGGTTTAAGAGTACACCATTTATATGATCCAAGTTTCCCTGCTAAATTCAGaaaattagttgaaggtagattcaaaagatatggtcattttgaatttgatactgaaggtgaaattgaaatgtATTTG GCATTCGCTGAAAGACTTCGACCATATATTGTTGATGGAATAACATTCATGCAAAACGCATTACAATCCGGTAAAAAAATATTAGTTGAAGGTGCAAATGCATTAATGTTAGATATCGATTATGGTACATATCCATATgttacatcatcttcaacaacaattgGTGGTGTTTTAACTGGATTAGGtatttcaccattttcaattaaaaaaGTTGTCGGTGTAATAAAAGCATATACAACAAGAGTTGGTGGTGGACCTTTCCCAACTGAAcaattaaattcaattggTGAAACTTTCCAAGAAGTTGGTGCTGAATGGGGTACAACAacaggtagaagaagaagatgtggTTGGTTAGATTTAGTTGTAATGAAATATTCAACAATGATCAATGGTTATACTTCATTAAATTTAACTAAattagatgttttggatGGTTTCGAAGAAATAAAAATTGCAACCGGTTATAAACTTGATGGTAAACAAATTGATGGTTTCCCAG CCGATCTCGATAGATTAGCtcaagttgaagttgaatatgaAACTTTACCTGGTTGGAAAACTGATATATCTGGTTGTACAACATATGAACAATTACCTGAAAACGCAAAgaaatatatcaaattcattgaaGATTACTTGAATGTTAAAGTACAATATGTTGGTGTTGGTCCAGGTAGAGATCAaaatttgatccttttctAA